The following proteins come from a genomic window of Paramisgurnus dabryanus chromosome 19, PD_genome_1.1, whole genome shotgun sequence:
- the krit1 gene encoding krev interaction trapped protein 1, with product MGNQELEEVFVAVIRPKSAASLNSKEYRAKAYEVLLIELPLEGKEKKRKKVLLGTKIHADRDRTKSILEYVDETTKPISNNQGIIGKRVVHMKKFPLNGDSEGKEASLCIVPINVKDNSKSVYHPGSPSFYCLQDIMRVCSETSAHFSSITSKMLLALDKWLAEQHTVPHAIPALFRPAPVDRVKTNVSNPAYIVESKQNDSLLHMGYTALEIKSKMMSLEKADMCIENPLYGSDLQYTNRVDKVIINPYFGLGAPDYSKIQIPKRDKWQHSMSSVTEDKERQWVDDFPLHRSACEGDTELLSKLLDSGFSVKQLDSDHWAPIHYSCWHGKVEATKLLLEKGNCNPNLLNGQLSSPLHFAAGGGHAEIVQLLLQHPEIDRHIEDQQKRSPVQVCEENKQNNWEETVKLLQQASNKPYEKVRIYRMDGSYRSVELKHGNNTTVQQIMEGMRLSQETQQYFTIWICSENLSLQLKPYHKPLQHLRIWSEIVTDLTALDPQRETPQLFLRRDVRLPLEIEKKVDDPLSILILFDEARHCLLKGFLSASDSKLITLASLLLQIIYGNYDSKKHKQGFLNEENLKSIVPISKVKSKAHHWTNRILHEYKSLSTSEGVSKEMHHLQRLFLQNCWDIPTYGAAFFTGQVFTKASSSTHKVIRVYVGVNNKGLHLMNMETKVLHLSLEYGAFMWQLGQADQYVQIHSLENKKNFVVHTKQAGLIVKLLMKLSGQITPNDRAPSDKYAYG from the exons ATGGGAAATCAAGAGTTAGAGGAGGTGTTTGTAGCTGTTATTCGACCAAAGAGCGCAGCCAGCCTGAACTCCAAAGAATACAGAGCTAAAGCCTATGAG GTTTTACTTATTGAACTTCCCTTGGAGGGTAAAGAGAAAAAACGTAAAAAGGTCCTGCTTGGGACGAAAATTCACGCCGACAGAGACCGGACAAAGTCCATTCTGGAGTATGTTGACGAAACCACCAAGCCCATATCGAATAACCAGGGCATAATAG GAAAACGTGTTGTGCACATGAAGAAGTTCCCATTGAATGGTGACAGTGAAGGAAAGGAAGCCTCCTTATGTATTGTGCCAATCAATGTCAAAG ACAACAGCAAGTCTGTTTATCACCCTGGGAGCCCCAGTTTTTACTGCCTTCAGGACATTATGCGTGTGTGTAGTGAAACCAGTGCCCATTTCTCCTCAATCACCTCAAAGATGCTGCTTGCCCTGGACAA GTGGTTGGCAGAGCAGCACACGGTGCCTCATGCCATTCCCGCGCTGTTCCGGCCTGCTCCGGTTGACCGTGTGAAGACTAACGTGAGTAACCCAGCATACATTGTGGAGAGCAAGCAGAACGACAGTCTGCTGCATATGGGCTACACGGCTCTGGAGATCAAAAGCAAGATGATGTCATTGGAGAAAGCCGACATGTGCATTGAGAATCCACTTTATGGATCAGATCTGCAGTACACCAACAGA GTGGATAAAGTCATCATAAATCCTTACTTTGGCTTGGGAGCACCAGATTATTCCAAAATCCAGATTCCAAAGAGGGACAAATGGCAGCACAGCATGTCCAGCGTAACAGAGGACAA AGAGCGCCAGTGGGTGGATGATTTCCCTTTACATCGCAGTGCCTGTGAGGGAGACACTGAGCTTTTGTCCAAACTGTTGGACAGCGGCTTCTCGGTTAAACAACTGGACAGTGACCACTGGGCTCCCATTCACTATTCATGCTG GCATGGAAAGGTGGAGGCCACAAAGCTTTTGTTGGAGAAAGGAAATTGCAATCCTAACTTGCTGAATGGGCAACTTAGCTCTCCATTACACTTTGCAGCGGGTGGAGGTCATGCAGAAATTGTACAGTTACTTCTGCAGCATCCAGAGATAGACAGG CACATTGAGGACCAACAGAAACGATCGCCTGTTCAAGTATGTGAAGAAAACAAGCAGAACAACTGGGAGGAGACAGTGAAACTTCTTCAACAGGCCAGCAATAAACCT tacGAAAAGGTGAGAATTTATCGCATGGATGGATCGTACCGCTCCGTGGAGCTGAAACATGGGAACAACACAACAGTGCAGCAAATCATGGAAGGCATGAGACTGTCTCAGGAGACACAGCAGTACTTTACCATCTGGATCTGCTCTGAGAACCTCA GTCTACAATTGAAACCGTACCACAAGCCCTTGCAGCACTTACGGATATGGAGTGAGATAGTGACTGATCTAACCGCGCTGGATCCACAGAGGGAAACACCACAGCTTTTCTTGCGGAGAGATGTTCGGCTGCCTTTAGAGATAGAGAAAAAG GTTGATGATCCACTGTCAATCCTCATCCTCTTTGATGAAGCTCGCCACTGTCTCCTCAAAGGTTTTTTATCAGCCTCAGACAGCAAGCTAATTACTCTCGCCAGCCTTCTCTTGCAGATTATTTACGGCAACTACGACAGCAAGAAACATAAACAGGGATTTTTAAA TGAAGAAAACCTGAAATCCATAGTTCCCATTTCAAAAGTCAAGAGCAAAGCACATCATTGGACCAACCGAATACTTCATGAGTACAAG AGCCTGAGCACCAGCGAGGGTGTAAGTAAAGAGATGCACCATCTCCAGAGACTCTTCCTGCAAAACTGCTGGGATATTCCCACCTATGGGGCGGCTTTCTTCACGGGTCAGGTGTTCACCAAAGCCAGCTCCAGTACCCACAAAGTCATCCGAGTGTATGTAGGTGTCAACAACAAAGGTCTTCATCTAATGAACATGGAGACAAAA GTGCTGCATCTCAGTCTGGAGTATGGGGCATTTATGTGGCAGCTGGGACAGGCTGATCAATATGTCCAAATCCACAGTCTGGAGAACAAGAAGAACTTTGTAGTACACACCAAACAG GCCGGACTTATTGTCAAGCTGTTGATGAAGTTAAGTGGACAGATTACACCAAACGACAGAGCCCCGTCAGATAAATATGCTTATGGTTAA
- the aard gene encoding alanine- and arginine-rich domain-containing protein, which produces MNSDSQYEDSVSIMVLENIKNRLLHAFRTTAEPRTSVGTAHLIRKSFQVNEELRRAKIDGAITWLRLELLEMRSQDRQLAQTLLGLNKEIQRLRRENGSLLSEPDSSDHTEET; this is translated from the exons ATGAATTCAGACAGTCAGTATGAGGACTCTGTGTCCATCATGGTCCTGGAGAACATCAAGAACAGACTGCTGCATGCCTTCAGAACGACAGCAGAACCAAGAACCTCAGTCGGGACGGCTCATCTGATCAGAAAGAGTTTCCAAGTCAATGAAGAACTTCGGAGAGCCAAAATTGATGGAGCCATAACATGGTTAAGATTAGAACTG CTTGAGATGCGATCTCAGGATAGACAGCTGGCTCAGACTCTGCTGGGACTGAACAAGGAGATTCAGAGGCTCAGACGGGAGAACGGATCCTTGCTTTCAGAGCCTGACAGCAGCGACCACACAGAGGAGACATGA